In Monomorium pharaonis isolate MP-MQ-018 chromosome 3, ASM1337386v2, whole genome shotgun sequence, a genomic segment contains:
- the LOC105834145 gene encoding lysophospholipid acyltransferase 5 yields MDNVADRSGGLARLSTLLGAPEAALRLLVSILLGFPVALLHRYTLYGKDPVRQHLFFIACGLSIGYWNYDCNILHSTTAVCATYLILTVLGSTGLSVIITFLFNMMYLLYGYYTTSTQDYDIKWTMPQCVLTLRLIGLAFNLWDGQKRDDELSDSQKRVALKERPSLLEIAAYAYFPGAFLIGPQFSMRRYLDYVNGLLTDRDPQTGAIVLPDCVSAGLSRAFIGFIYVAIFQIGTLYVSDQFLFEPSFQKLNLIKKCLLIGLWGRINLYKYVSVWLITEGVCIVFGLTHNGKDAQGRIKWDGCANVKLRTFETTTLFNHYILSFNTNTNHWCAEYIYKRLKFLGSKMYSQTITLLFLALWHGFHSGYYHCFFMEFIVLYFERDIGPVLKNSEKVQTLLKTRWEARMLAWIFLKLYTFVFMGYALVSFILLSFPRYNQVYASLYYCGHVFFLSYPLLASHIKRLVGQRLERQRSHQE; encoded by the exons atGGACAACGTGGCCGACCGCTCGGGCGGGCTGGCGAGGCTGTCGACGTTGCTGGGCGCCCCGGAGGCCGCGCTGCGCCTCCTCGTCTCCATTCTACTTG GATTTCCCGTTGCTCTTCTTCATAGGTATACGCTCTACGGCAAAGATCCCGTTCGCcagcatttattttttatagcatGCGGTCTCTCAATTGGTTACTGGAATTACG ATTGTAACATACTCCATTCAACAACGGCGGTATGCGCTACGTATCTGATCCTCACGGTTCTCGGCAGCACTGGCCTGTCTGTCATAATAACGTTCCTCTTCAACATGATGTACTTACTTTACG GCTATTACACCACCAGTACCCAAGATTACGATATAAAATGGACAATGCCGCAGTGCGTGCTGACCCTTAGGTTAATAGGACTTGCATTTAATTTATGGGACGGTCAAAAACGTGAC GATGAGCTCTCTGATAGTCAAAAACGGGTGGCCTTGAAGGAGCGACCGTCGCTACTGGAAATTGCGGCGTATGCCTATTTTCCAGGTGCCTTTCTAATCGGGCCGCAGTTTAGTATGCGACGGTACTTGGACTATGTCAATGGTCTGCTCACTGATCGC GATCCGCAAACTGGTGCCATTGTGCTGCCGGATTGCGTGTCAGCGGGATTGTCCCGAGCATTCATCGGATTCATATACGTAGCGATATTTCAAATCGGCACACTTTACGTTTCCGACCAGTTCCTCTTTGAGCCGTCATTCCAGAAGctgaatttaataaagaagtgCTTGCTGATCGGTCTGTGGGGTCGCATCAATCTCTACAAGTACGTCAGCGTCTGGCTAATCACCGAAGGA GTGTGCATTGTTTTTGGTCTTACACATAACGGAAAAGACGCACAAGGTCGTATTAAATGGGACGGTTGCGCAAATGTTAAACTACGAACATTTGAAACTACAACGCTGTTCAATCACTACATTCTCTCGTTCAACACAAACACGAATCACTGGTGTGCCGAATACATTTACAAGAGACTGAAGTTTCTCGGCTCAAAAATGTACAGTCAAACAATTACATTGCTCTTCCTTGCTCTCTGGCACGGTTTCCACTCCGGATACTATCACTGTTTCTTTATGGAGTTTATCGTGTTGTACTTTGAGCGAGAC atcggACCAGTATTAAAAAACAGCGAGAAAGTGCAAACGCTGCTGAAAACGCGATGGGAAGCACGCATGCTCGCTTGGATCTTTCTGAAGCTTTACACCTTTGTTTTCATGGGCTACGCTCTCGTGTCGTTCATACTTCTCTCGTTTCCACGATATAATCAAGTTTATGCTAGTTTGTATTATTGCGGACACGTGTTCTTCCTCTCTTATCCGTTGCTCGCGTCACACATTAAACGATTGGTTGGTCAAAGACTCGAACGTCAGCGATCGCACCAAGAATAA
- the LOC105834146 gene encoding pollen-specific leucine-rich repeat extensin-like protein 4: QGTILAFACSSIALALAKPAPEPPVSSYFPPSGGGGGGGYGPPAPAYGPPQQNPVIHKHVYVHVPPPEAPEYKPPKHIPQPQPPQKHYKIVFIKAPTPPTPTAPQLPPLPQPDEEKTLIYVLVKKPEEAPDVVLPTQAPTQPSKPEVYFIRYKTQKEQGGGEYGPPGQQPGQPIDSYGAPQPGPSGPY, translated from the exons CAGGGCACAATTCTCGCGTTCGCCTGCTCGTCGATCGCGCTGGCGCTCGCGAAACCGGCGCCGGAGCCGCCGGTGAGCTCATACTTTCCACCCTCCGgaggtggtggtggcggcggctaCGGGCCGCCCGCGCCCGCGTACGGACCACCCCAACAGAACCCGGTGATCCACAAGCACGTGTACGTCCACGTGCCGCCGCCGGAAGCGCCGGAGTACAAACCGCCTAAGCACATACCGCAGCCGCAGCCGCCGCAGAAGCACTACAAGATAGTGTTCATCAAGGCGCCGACGCCGCCTACGCCGACCGCGCCGCAGCTGCCGCCGTTGCCGCAGCCGGACGAGGAGAAGACGCTGATCTACGTTCTGGTGAAGAAGCCCGAGGAGGCGCCCGACGTCGTGCTGCCGACGCAGGCGCCGACGCAGCCCAGCAAACCGGAGGTCTACTTCATCCGCTACAAGACTCAG AAGGAGCAAGGCGGCGGCGAATACGGCCCACCGGGGCAACAACCAGGACAGCCCATCGACAGTTACGGGGCACCACAACCGGGCCCCAGCGGACCGTACTAG